The genomic region AGGGATCCGGGCCCGGCGGACACGGATGGTGGCGAACACCGCGGCCCCGATGAAGGTGAAACCCAAGCTGAGCCAGTAGGTCGCGGCGCCGTGGGGATCGTGTCCCGTGAAGGGCAAGAGGAGCGCGATGGTGGCGCCCAATGCCGCAATCTGGGCGAGGGACAGGTCCACAAAGATCACCCCCCGCTCTACCACGTGGACTCCCAGATAGGCGTGAATCCCGGTGAGGATCAGACTGATGGCGAAGGGGGCGGCCAGAAATTGCAGGATCTCGAAGTCCATGGTTACCTACTTGCCCCCGTTGCCTTGATTGCCGAAACCAAGAGGTCGAGGTCGTAGTCGAAGAGCTTGATGTAATCGGTGACTTCCTTCACTCCCCCGACCGAGGGCGTCATGACCAGGACCTTCGCCCCCGTCTCCCGCCCTATGGATTCCGGGGTCTTGAGATCGAAGTAGGGCTCCACGAGAAGGATCTTGACGCCGAGTCGTTTCATTTCTTGGATCAGCTCCAAGGTATGGCTCGGCGACGGGGGTATGCCCGGACGCGGTTCCACGTAGCCCATTACCTCGAACCCAAACCGTTCGGCGAAGTTGGGCCAGGAACGGTGATAGGTCACGATCTTGAGCCCATGGTAGGGGGCCACCGTCGCATCCCACCGCCTCTCGGCCTCCGCCAGCCGCTTGTCGAAGTCCGCGTAACGCTCGGCGAAGTAGGGGGCGTCGGCAGGGCTGATCCGCGCAAGCTTGACCTGGATGGCCTGGGCTATCCTCCGACCATTGTCGGGGTCGAGCCAGTAGTGGGGATTGCCGAGGGGGTGTACGTCCCCCATGGCGCGCGTGATCTGGCCCGTGGGCATCTCGAGGATTCGCGCGGTCAGGGACGCGTCAAGATAGTACTCGGCACCGGGCCGGATGCGAGCGTTGCGGCTCTGATCGATGAGAGGAGGCAGCCAGCCGATCTCCAGCTCCCGACCGACGACCACGAGCAGATCGGCCTTGTTGAGCTTGAGGATGAAGCTCGGCTTGGCTTCAACGAAGTGCGGATCTTGATACCCCCTGCCGAGAGCATCGACCTTGACCTTGTCGCCGCCCACCTCCCGCGTGAGGGAGGCAAGGTCTTCCGTGCTGGCCACGACGTTGACGGTGGCTTCCAAACGGGCGCCGGCCAGGACCAGCAAGCCGAGAGGTACGAGTCCTACCAAGGAGTGACTGCGCATCGAGGCCTCGCTAAAAGGGATGGGCGCCGTGGGCGCCTATGGAGAACTGGAACTGGAAAAGGAGCTCGTTTGCGGTGCGTCCCTCGCCGAATTGCGTGTGCCGGAGTTGACCCCGGACTTGACTGAATTCACTGGGCCAATAGGTGATCAGGAAGGAACCACCCTTATCGGTGAGGGTGGGATCAGCAGCCCGATCGGAGTAGTCGTAGCGCGCTCCCGCGAACCACCTCCGCCCGAACTGGTACTCCAGGTAACCGTAGCCGCCGACTGCCCTCTGGACGGATCCCACGCTTTCCCGGCGGCTCCACACGAACTCCCCCCGGGCCAGGACGTGAGTATAGATGGCACGGCGAAGGGGCTTGTAGCGGAAGGTGGCGTCAACTCCGAAGAGCCGGGTGGTGGTGTCCGGGCCCACGCCGTTGTTCCCGCGGGCCACCGATCCCCCGAGGTCGATGTTGGAGGACTCGCTGAGGTCCTGATAGAGGCGGACGTGACCCAGGTAGGCCAAGTCACCGCGCTTGGGTGCTCGGAAGATATTCGACTCGCCCCGGTAGACCTGGCCCGTGGCCTCGAGGAAAACCCAGGGGTTCGGGATCAGCCTCGAGATCGAGATGCCGGCGTCGGCGAGACCGTCTTCGCCGCCCGCGAGGTTCTGAGTGACGAGGGGACGGTCCGTCCAGGGCAGCACGTGATTGTGCATGCCGTTCACCTTCCCGAATATGTCCCGCATCTTACCGACCTTCATCAGGAGCCCTCCGGGTAGGCTGGGGAACGTGAGGTAGGCCTCCTCGACCCCCACCGAATCCGGGCTGAAGGTCAGGAAGAAGTCCGCGCGGGCATAGGGGTCGACCACCGCTTGGAAGCCCAGTTCCGCCTCATGCATCTGGAGGGAGGGTTCGCCCCCGCCCGGGCTCTTTCCCACCGCGCCCAGGAAATCCCCGATCGCCGAGATGTCCGGATTGAAGACCTTCGAAGCGGCGGCGAGCCCGCCGTAGACGGGAAGGGCCCCCCCCTCGGAGCCGCCGGCCGCGCCGGCGGGAACCGCGGCTTGAGGCGGCGCCGCCGCTGTCGGGGCGGGCACGCCGGCGCCAGCCCCCGCCTCAGAAGCAGCGGGGGGTTGGGCCGCGGGGGCGACGGCCTGAAGTGCGTTCAGTCGGGCCTCGAGAGACGCGATCCGCTCCGAGTAGTCGCGGCGGAGGGCCTGGATCTCGCTCGTGAGGCGGTCCAGCTCTTCCCGGCTTGGCGGCGAAGGGGGAGGTGACTGGCAGCAGGCGGGATTCGGAGACAAGCCGACCAGAATCAGGGCCAGGAAGACTGGAAGAGCAACCGCATGCCGCATACACCCCTCCTCATTCATCGCCAGTCATCGCCGGGCGGCGCTCCCGCCCGCGGACGAGCCGCGACCCCCGGGGAACCGCGTATACGGCGCCCTCGCGAGACGCCTGCCGCAGGGGAGGACCATGGGACAAGTGCTCGCGCCCTCTCTCGAGGCCTCTTGTCGACAAGAGCGCCTTCCTCGGCGGTGCGCGGCGCCGCCCGCAACCCTGATCCCCAACAGGGCTGCCGGTGTGGCCGTGGCCAAGAAACAAAGGGTTCCCGGGAGCAGTCAGTGATTGCCTGAATGAAGGGCCCCTCGCGGACGGTCCTCTCGTGAACTCCCCGGGCTGCCGGTCCTCCGAAAGGAGGCGCTTCTGCCCGAGGAAACCGAACCCAACATCGCAGGATAGGCGACTCTGATCGAACCCGTCAAACAGGGGGGCTCGGGTCAGCCATACGAAACCCAACCCCCCGCCGGCGCGGCTGGCAAAGGGACGCCCGGCAATCGCTACGGAGCTCTGCCCTCAGGCCGGCGCCGTCGTCTCTGTACGCCCCTGGGGGAAATGGCAGGCCACGAGGTGGCCGGGCGAGACCTCAGTGAGTTTTGGCTCCGTCTCCGCGTCGCTGCAGATGGCGGGCTCGCCCTTGGCGTGATAGACCGGGCAGCGGTCTCGGAACCGGCAGCCGGCCTTGGGCCGATCACCCTCGGAGATCTCCCACCGTCCGGACGCCGGCGCCTGTGCCATCCGGAGGCCGGTGTAGGGGTCCACCGCTGCCCAGAGGAGCCGCGAGTAGGGATGCGCGGCTCCGTCGGCCAGCAAGCGAGCGGGCGCCATTTCCACCACCCGGCCCAAGTACATGACCATGACCCGGTGCGCGATGAGCTCCACCATCCTCAGGTCGTGGGAGATGAAAAGGTAGGTGAGCCTCAGGCTCTCCTGGAGGTCGCGCATGAGGTTAGCGACCTGGGCCGCGATGGACACGTCCAGGGCCGAGAGTGGCTCGTCGGCGACGATCAGCCGTGGCTCCACGGCAAGGACCCGGGCGATAGAGACCCGTCGTTTCTCCCCTCCCGAAAGCTCGGGCGGGAAGGCAGAGAGCTTTGCCGGTTTGAGCTTCACCAGGCCAAGGAGCTCCTCGGAGTGTCGGCGGACCTCGGGAGAGGACAGCTTCTTGTGGAGGGTCAGGGCCTCGGCCAAAAGGTCCCCCACCCGCATCTTGGGGTTTAGGGCGGCATCGAGGTCTTGGAAGATCATCTGCATGTCGCGTCGCTTCGCCCGGAGGGCGGCGCCGCCGAGGCCGAGGATCTCCTCTCCGCGGTAGCGGACGGAACCCGAAGTCGCCGGAATCACGCGCAGCACGGTCCGGCCTAGCGTGGTCTTGCCGCAACCGCTCTCCCCCACGATTCCCAGCGACTCACCCTCCGGGACGCTGAAGCTCACGCCGTCCACGGCGGCCACGTAGTCGTCGGGGCGGACCACGCCGAAGCGCCCGCGGCGATAGAAGAAGGTCCGGAGGTCGCGGACCTCGAGCAGGGCCTCCCCCACCCCTTCCCGACCGGGCGCGGAGCTCATGGCGCTGCCCCTCCCTCAGACGGATGACGTAGGTGGCGCCAGCACCGTACCCGGTGTCCGGGGACGGGCGCGTCCAGACCCGGCTCCTCAGCGTCGCAGAGATGCTCGCGCCCCGGAGGCTTCATCCCGCAGCGATCGGCGAACTGGCAACCCGCGGGAAGGCGGGAGAGGTCCGGCACGTCACCTTCGATGGTCCCCAGTCTCCTCTTCTCCCGAATATCCCCCGCGCTCGGGATGGCATAGAGGAGGCCATGCGTGTAGGGATGCTTGATCTCGTAGCGGCCGTTGAGGACGTCCGGGGCCGGTCCCTCCTCCACCACTCGCCCGGCGTACATCACCGCCACCCGGTCGGCGAGGCGGCGGGCCACCCCCATGTCGTGGGTAATGACGATCGTGGTGGTCTTGAGCGTGGCTTTCATCTCCTCCATCAGGTCCAAGACGCGGCTCTGGATCGTGGCGTCGAGGCCGGTGGTGGGCTCGTCGGCGATGAGGACGGCGGGGCGGGCGGCCAGGGCCATGGCGATCATGACCCGCTGACACATCCCTCCCGAGAGGTTGTGTGGGTAGTCCCCGAGGCGTTTGGCGGGGGCGTCGAGGTGGACCTTGGCCAGCCACGCCCGCGCCTCTGCGACGGCCTCCCCCGCCGAGAGCTCGGGCGATCGGCGCCGGATCACCTCGCTCACCTGCTGGCCGACCGTGAAGTAGGGGTGCAGAGCGTTGCGCGGGTTCTGGAAGATCATGGCGAAATCGCGCCCCCGCCGCTCGCGCATCCCGGCCTCGTGCCACTTCAGCCAGCGTCGGTTGTCCTTTTCCACGCCCACCGGTGGTCCCGGCGTAAAACGGGCGAAACGCTCCAGTCCCTCCAGAAGGTTGACCGGGTCTTCGTGGCCGGGCGGGCGGTACCAGATCCGCCCTGACACCACCCCCGGCGCGGCGGTCACGAGGCCCATGACGGAGAGCACGGTGACGCTCTTTCCCGATCCCGATTCCCCCACCAGGACGAGGGTCTCGCCTTCCTTGACCGCGAGCCTCACCCCGTCGACGGCGCGCAGGAAGCGGCCCCGGGTGGGGAGATAGAAGTACGTCCGAAGGTCCCGCACGAAGAGGACCGCCCCCTCTCCCTCTCGGCGGGCGGGACGAGGGCGGGCTGGAGTCGCTTCTGCCATCTACGCTCCGCTGGCCTCCAGGCGTTCCAGCAGG from Vicinamibacteria bacterium harbors:
- a CDS encoding ABC transporter ATP-binding protein; translation: MSSAPGREGVGEALLEVRDLRTFFYRRGRFGVVRPDDYVAAVDGVSFSVPEGESLGIVGESGCGKTTLGRTVLRVIPATSGSVRYRGEEILGLGGAALRAKRRDMQMIFQDLDAALNPKMRVGDLLAEALTLHKKLSSPEVRRHSEELLGLVKLKPAKLSAFPPELSGGEKRRVSIARVLAVEPRLIVADEPLSALDVSIAAQVANLMRDLQESLRLTYLFISHDLRMVELIAHRVMVMYLGRVVEMAPARLLADGAAHPYSRLLWAAVDPYTGLRMAQAPASGRWEISEGDRPKAGCRFRDRCPVYHAKGEPAICSDAETEPKLTEVSPGHLVACHFPQGRTETTAPA
- a CDS encoding ABC transporter ATP-binding protein yields the protein MAEATPARPRPARREGEGAVLFVRDLRTYFYLPTRGRFLRAVDGVRLAVKEGETLVLVGESGSGKSVTVLSVMGLVTAAPGVVSGRIWYRPPGHEDPVNLLEGLERFARFTPGPPVGVEKDNRRWLKWHEAGMRERRGRDFAMIFQNPRNALHPYFTVGQQVSEVIRRRSPELSAGEAVAEARAWLAKVHLDAPAKRLGDYPHNLSGGMCQRVMIAMALAARPAVLIADEPTTGLDATIQSRVLDLMEEMKATLKTTTIVITHDMGVARRLADRVAVMYAGRVVEEGPAPDVLNGRYEIKHPYTHGLLYAIPSAGDIREKRRLGTIEGDVPDLSRLPAGCQFADRCGMKPPGREHLCDAEEPGLDAPVPGHRVRCWRHLRHPSEGGAAP
- a CDS encoding metal ABC transporter substrate-binding protein: MRSHSLVGLVPLGLLVLAGARLEATVNVVASTEDLASLTREVGGDKVKVDALGRGYQDPHFVEAKPSFILKLNKADLLVVVGRELEIGWLPPLIDQSRNARIRPGAEYYLDASLTARILEMPTGQITRAMGDVHPLGNPHYWLDPDNGRRIAQAIQVKLARISPADAPYFAERYADFDKRLAEAERRWDATVAPYHGLKIVTYHRSWPNFAERFGFEVMGYVEPRPGIPPSPSHTLELIQEMKRLGVKILLVEPYFDLKTPESIGRETGAKVLVMTPSVGGVKEVTDYIKLFDYDLDLLVSAIKATGASR